The window GAGGTTCCGGACGTCGTCGTCGATGTTGAGCTTGGAGTAGGGGTCGCCGGCCTTGACGCGGATGTTGGCACGGACGAGGTCGTCACTGACGGCGCGGGGCCCCATGTGACGGACCTCGATGGATTGGATGGTGGGTTCGGGGGGGCGTTCGGCCTGTCGGTCAGCCTGACCCAAGGATGCGGGACCCAGCCACGCCGCTGCGAGGGACAGCGGCAGGCAGAGTAACGCGCGGCATTGCCCCAGCCAGCTACGAGGGAACATCGTCTGGGCCGACCTTGGCAGCGGGTTTGAAGCGAGTAAACCTTTTAAGGAACACGAGCGGAACGTCCCCGGTGGGGCCATTGCGCTGTTTGGCGACGAGGAGGGAGATGGGAACGCCGCCGGGTTCGTCCCGGGGGACACTTTCCTCCTCGTCATTGCCGCTGGGTTTGTAGAGGAGGCCGACGAGGTCGGCGTCCTGCTCGATGGCGCCGGATTCGCGGAGGTCGGAGAGCTTGGGTTTGCGGGCCTTGTCCTTCTCGATTTCGCGGTTGAGCTGGGCGAGGACGATGATGGGAATCTCGAGTTCCTTGGCGAGGGCCTTGATGCCGGAGGAGATCTCGGAGATTTCCTGCTGGCGGTTGTCCTTGCCGCGGCGGGTTTCGGAATTGAGGAGCTGGAGGTAATCGACGACGAGGAGTTTGATCTGGTGCTGCTGCCACATGCGGCGGGCGCGGGCGCGGAGCTGGAGGATGGAGAGGCCCGAGGTGTCGTCGATGACGAGGGGGGCGCCGGCGATCTCCCCGGCGGCCTGGGTGAGGCGGGGGAAGTCGCGTTCGGCGAGGAATCCTTCGCGGACATCGCGGAGGTTGACCTCGGCACGGGAGCACATCATGCGGAGGACGAGGGATTCGGCGGTCATTTCCAGGCTGAAGACGCCGACGGGGAGTTTGAGGTCGATGGCCACGTGCTCGGCCATGTTCATGGCGAGGGAGGTCTTGCCCATGCTGGGGCGGGCGGCGATGACGATCATTTCGCCGGGGTGCAGGCCGGACGTCATCTTGTCCAGGTCGGAGAATCCGGTTCCGACGCCGCTGAGCATGCCCTGGCGGGCGTGGAGTTCCTCGATGGTGTTGATGGCGGTGTTGACGAGGTCCTTGATGGCGCGGGTTTCGGGGCGTTCGCGTTCCTCGTTGATGCGGAGGATGTCGCGTTCGACCTCGTCGAGGAGGGCGGGGACATCGCCTTCGCATTCGTACACCCGGTTGATGACCGCGGTGCAGGTCTGGAGCATGCGGCGCAGGAGATGCTTCTCGAGGACGATTTCGAGGTAGTAGGCGAGGTTGGCGGCGGAAGGGACGGCGTCGGCGAGCTGGTTGAGGTAGGTGAGACCGCCGACGGCATCGAGCTGGCCGACATCGCGGAGGCGCTGCTGGACGGTGATGAGGTCGATGGGTTCCCGGTCGTCGTACATCTTCACCATGAGGGCGTAGATGGTCTGGTGACGGAGGTCGTAGAAGGCCTCGGCACCGGGCCGGAACGAGCGGAGGCATTCACCGAGGGCCTCGTTGGGGGCGAGGAAGATGCAGCCGAGGATGCCGCGTTCGGCGTCGGGGGCGTAGGGCGGCAGACGTTCCACCCGTGGGGGTTCGGAGCCCGGCCGGGTGCGGCGGGGGGCGCGGAGGTCGGGCGGAGGTTCGGGGTTGCGGGCGGGATCCACGGAGTCGAGCACGGGACAAGGAGGCAACCACGGTTGGGCGGGTTCGCCAATGCCGGGATACGGGAGGTTATCGAGAGGGGTGTGAATAAGTCGCGGAAGGGGCGGCAAGAATCGGGTGGGCGGGGGGTGGGCCCGGAGGCAGCCTGAGGGCATGAGTGCATACGAACGGATCGCCGGGGTGGTGCGGTACCTCGAGGCGAACCGGGCTGCCCAGCCCGACCTCGCCACCCTGGCGCGGGAGGCGGGGTTGAGTCCCTCGCGGTTCCACCGGCTGTTCGTGGCCTGGGCGGGGGTGACGCCGAAGGAGTTCCTGGAGTGCCTGACGGTGGCCGAGGTGAAGCGAAGGTTGCGGGCGGGAGAGGACGTCCTGCGGGCCGCGCTGGAATCGGGGATGTCGGGACCGGGCCGGGCGCACGACTTGTGCGTGCGGTTGGAGGCGGCGTCACCGGGGGAATGGAAATCGGGAGGGGCGGGTTGGACGGTGGTGGCGGGGATGGCGGAGAGTCCGTTCGGGCGGTGCCTGATCGCAGAGGGACCGCGAGGGGTATGCCATCTGACCTTCCCTGGACGGGAGGAGGAGGCTGGGGAATGGGCGCGGTTGGAGGCCACCTGGCCGGCGGCGAACGTGCTCCAGGACGACGGGGTGGCGTCGGGCTGGGTGGAGCGGATCTTCCGGCGGGAGGGGGATGGCCGTGCGGGGACGGCAGGCGTGCGGGCGTACGTCCGGGGCTCCGAGTTTCAGGTGCGGGTCTGGCGGGCGCTGCTGGAGATCCCGGCGGGGGCGCTGGTGACCTACGGGCAACTGGCAGCGCGGGTGGGCTGCGCGGGCGCGGCGCGGGCGGTGGGGAGTGCGGTGGGACGCAATCCGCTGGGCTATCTGATCCCGTGCCACCGGGTGATCCGCGGAACCGGGGTGGTGGGGGAATACCGGTGGGGCCGGGAACGCAAGGTGGCGATGCTGATGCGGGAGACGGGCGGCAGGCTTGGCGGAGTGGCGGGCTGAGAGGGAGGAGCTGCATGTCGATCTCCCGAGCTCCTCGACGTTCTTCGTGGGAAGGAAGCGGGTGAACGGGTTCAGCGGAACGCCGGGCCCACTCCGACCCTTTCCCAATCCGCGGCCGGAGGCGCACGCGATCCGAACGCGGCGGCGGCTATTCGGAGAATTTCTGGACGGTGAACCGCTGGATACGGGCGGGTTCCATGGCGCCGATGCCCCCTTTGCGACGGGCGATGGCGAGCTGGCGGTCCACCGTGTCGATGCCCTCGACGTCCGGCAGCAGGGCGCCGCGGCGTCCGTCCTCGGTGGACACCACGATGCCGAAGCGATGGGGATCGAGGATGGCGAGGTCGGACACGGGTTCGAGGGGTTGAAGGACGCTGACTTCGAACCGGAGATCGGGCATTTCGGCGAGGGTGACCGGGCTGAAGCGCGAGTCCGAGAAGGCGGCCTCCCGGGCCAGGCGCCAGGTTTCCTCGACGACATCCGGGCACCGGGCGCGAAGGGTGCCAATGCAACCGCGAAGGTTCCCATCGCGGGTGCGAATGGTCACGAAGACGGGCTGGGGATTGAGGAGCGAAGGCGCCATCGCCGAGGGGTCGGGACGGGGCGGCTGGGTGGGGCATCCGGTGAGGGCCGCGGCGACGGCGGTGCGGGCGACGTGGGTGAGAATACGCCCCGCCTCCCGGTCGCGGCTGTTGGGCGGTCGCGGAGGTAAGATCATCCGTGGGGGGGTGTCAGAGGGCGGCGAGTCCGAGTTGGGCGGCAAGGAG is drawn from Verrucomicrobiia bacterium and contains these coding sequences:
- a CDS encoding methylated-DNA--[protein]-cysteine S-methyltransferase is translated as MSAYERIAGVVRYLEANRAAQPDLATLAREAGLSPSRFHRLFVAWAGVTPKEFLECLTVAEVKRRLRAGEDVLRAALESGMSGPGRAHDLCVRLEAASPGEWKSGGAGWTVVAGMAESPFGRCLIAEGPRGVCHLTFPGREEEAGEWARLEATWPAANVLQDDGVASGWVERIFRREGDGRAGTAGVRAYVRGSEFQVRVWRALLEIPAGALVTYGQLAARVGCAGAARAVGSAVGRNPLGYLIPCHRVIRGTGVVGEYRWGRERKVAMLMRETGGRLGGVAG
- the dnaB gene encoding replicative DNA helicase — translated: MPSGCLRAHPPPTRFLPPLPRLIHTPLDNLPYPGIGEPAQPWLPPCPVLDSVDPARNPEPPPDLRAPRRTRPGSEPPRVERLPPYAPDAERGILGCIFLAPNEALGECLRSFRPGAEAFYDLRHQTIYALMVKMYDDREPIDLITVQQRLRDVGQLDAVGGLTYLNQLADAVPSAANLAYYLEIVLEKHLLRRMLQTCTAVINRVYECEGDVPALLDEVERDILRINEERERPETRAIKDLVNTAINTIEELHARQGMLSGVGTGFSDLDKMTSGLHPGEMIVIAARPSMGKTSLAMNMAEHVAIDLKLPVGVFSLEMTAESLVLRMMCSRAEVNLRDVREGFLAERDFPRLTQAAGEIAGAPLVIDDTSGLSILQLRARARRMWQQHQIKLLVVDYLQLLNSETRRGKDNRQQEISEISSGIKALAKELEIPIIVLAQLNREIEKDKARKPKLSDLRESGAIEQDADLVGLLYKPSGNDEEESVPRDEPGGVPISLLVAKQRNGPTGDVPLVFLKRFTRFKPAAKVGPDDVPS
- the amrA gene encoding AmmeMemoRadiSam system protein A is translated as MILPPRPPNSRDREAGRILTHVARTAVAAALTGCPTQPPRPDPSAMAPSLLNPQPVFVTIRTRDGNLRGCIGTLRARCPDVVEETWRLAREAAFSDSRFSPVTLAEMPDLRFEVSVLQPLEPVSDLAILDPHRFGIVVSTEDGRRGALLPDVEGIDTVDRQLAIARRKGGIGAMEPARIQRFTVQKFSE